A stretch of the Flavobacterium aquiphilum genome encodes the following:
- a CDS encoding DUF4450 domain-containing protein, protein MGTKIIKIQFLFLVCLLTSMAIGQEVTSKQNVSRKIHYTPDGESFVLKNGTRKFNRALYGSNTGFRVEAGDLPEFAMYMPGMGGNFKLGLSNGKESKWITEAAKIDTRYVLGTMRYKIEDPILEKGELFIELVALKEKEGFVLKVYGNNLPNNATLIWAYGGATGKKFSRDGDIGADPESVFYLQPDYCVGNKYMVKKQSFTLDYGSEVNKQKTGNNKRIFGFFPESQAHLVNPKKQKNPSELYDSFPEPLAVVAGKINAVSPTGMYWLLTTEEKITDGSQKALENLFQKSVQETQALANRVKVSTPDPYINTLGSALSLAADGIWESPAYLHGAVAWRMYLNAWRGAYVADPLGWHDRAKTHFTSYSHSQVTEPASGPVVFDAERNLARQKEEMGTSMFSSGYISRNPDKNTVAHHYDMNLVFFDQMLRHFKWTGDTEFMKEMWPVIGRHLNWEKRNFDVDDDGLYDAYATIWASDALQYSGGGVIHSSAYNYYANKLVGEIAGKLQQDALPYQKESDKILKAVNSKLWIPKKGIFAEYKDMLGNQLLHDSPGIWSIYHTIDSELSNPFESYQMLQYVDKQIPHIPISVDGLDKKDLYMISTTNWQPYTWSINNVALAEQLHTSLAFWQGGRSETAYNMWESALIESMYLGASPGGFEQLTFQDAMRGELYRDFADPIGMAARTLVEGLFGIQPDALKGILTIQPGFPAKWDNAALTIPDISYSFKRENNNDVYHIENRFSKNMSLKFTVNIPFEKIKSVTVNGVNTAWTVSSESIGSPQLTVQVPYNATNDIVISWDGNALEQIAVANDYASGDFLEINTKNASILKVYDPQSSLDNILKTDKTLKANVKGNANKCFFVQLKQGDLSWWSPIEFVVKPKMESQIVAFKNDNLEVSLKNNAEKSVDGKLIFGASAKDKQQINLNKNEEKTIQIPLQDLVPGTNSFTLKTATDSVQKIAVTNWDIPLGKEKRLETVSLSSLFNAKVTDVFNNEYLSPRPKVPTLQLPKQGIGNWCYPNLSVSIDDKGLREKAKTNGQITTPEGIIFQTPSDVNQKNIVFTSLWDNYPKSVDVPLQGKASHLYLMVAGTTNPMQSRIVNGEIKVNYTDGTSAVLLLKNPENWWPIEQDYFTDGLAFTTDAPKPIRVYLKSGEISRTFKDFITIKGLTNYGIDGGAATILDLPLDKNKKLKNLTLKAIANDVVIGLMSATLVR, encoded by the coding sequence ATGGGAACTAAAATAATCAAAATCCAATTCCTTTTTCTTGTTTGTTTGCTTACTTCAATGGCAATTGGACAGGAAGTAACTTCTAAACAGAATGTTTCCCGCAAAATACATTATACCCCTGATGGTGAAAGTTTTGTCCTGAAAAATGGAACCCGAAAATTCAATCGCGCCTTATATGGTTCAAATACCGGTTTTAGGGTAGAAGCAGGAGATTTGCCTGAATTTGCCATGTATATGCCCGGAATGGGAGGTAATTTTAAATTAGGTTTATCCAATGGAAAAGAAAGCAAATGGATTACTGAGGCTGCAAAAATCGATACCCGATATGTATTGGGAACAATGCGTTATAAAATTGAAGACCCAATTTTAGAAAAAGGGGAACTGTTTATTGAACTTGTTGCTTTAAAAGAAAAAGAAGGTTTTGTTTTGAAAGTTTACGGCAATAATCTACCAAATAATGCAACATTGATTTGGGCTTACGGAGGTGCAACAGGTAAAAAGTTCAGCAGGGACGGAGACATTGGTGCCGACCCGGAATCTGTTTTTTACTTGCAGCCTGATTATTGTGTTGGCAATAAATACATGGTTAAGAAACAATCTTTTACCTTAGATTATGGCTCCGAAGTTAATAAACAGAAAACGGGAAACAACAAACGTATTTTTGGTTTCTTCCCCGAATCGCAAGCGCATTTGGTCAACCCAAAAAAACAAAAAAATCCATCGGAGCTCTATGATTCTTTTCCTGAACCATTGGCAGTTGTTGCAGGAAAAATAAATGCTGTTTCTCCAACAGGAATGTATTGGCTTTTGACAACCGAGGAAAAAATTACTGACGGTTCACAAAAGGCTTTGGAAAACCTATTTCAAAAATCAGTTCAGGAAACACAGGCTTTGGCCAATAGGGTTAAAGTTTCAACTCCTGATCCTTATATCAATACGCTTGGTTCGGCACTTTCCCTCGCTGCTGACGGGATTTGGGAAAGTCCTGCCTATCTTCATGGTGCAGTGGCGTGGCGAATGTATTTGAATGCCTGGAGAGGAGCCTACGTCGCCGATCCTTTGGGCTGGCACGACAGAGCAAAAACGCATTTTACAAGTTACAGCCATTCGCAGGTGACAGAACCCGCAAGCGGTCCGGTTGTATTTGATGCCGAAAGAAATTTGGCACGACAAAAAGAAGAAATGGGAACTTCAATGTTTAGCAGTGGCTACATTAGCAGAAATCCTGACAAGAATACAGTTGCTCATCATTACGACATGAATTTGGTTTTTTTCGACCAAATGTTGCGTCATTTTAAATGGACGGGCGACACCGAATTTATGAAAGAAATGTGGCCGGTAATTGGAAGGCATCTCAACTGGGAGAAAAGAAATTTTGATGTCGATGATGACGGACTTTATGATGCTTATGCCACAATTTGGGCAAGCGATGCCTTGCAATACAGCGGTGGCGGCGTGATTCATTCATCAGCGTATAATTATTATGCTAACAAATTGGTTGGCGAAATAGCCGGAAAGTTGCAACAAGATGCGCTTCCTTATCAGAAAGAATCGGATAAGATTTTGAAAGCGGTGAATAGCAAACTTTGGATTCCGAAAAAAGGAATTTTTGCCGAGTACAAGGATATGCTTGGAAATCAATTGTTACATGACTCACCGGGAATCTGGAGTATTTATCATACTATTGATTCGGAATTATCAAATCCTTTCGAAAGCTATCAAATGCTTCAGTATGTTGATAAACAAATTCCGCATATCCCAATTTCAGTTGATGGATTGGACAAAAAGGATTTGTATATGATTAGTACAACCAATTGGCAGCCTTATACTTGGTCAATAAATAATGTGGCATTGGCGGAGCAATTGCACACTTCTTTGGCTTTTTGGCAAGGCGGACGCTCTGAAACAGCATACAATATGTGGGAAAGCGCATTAATCGAGAGTATGTATTTAGGAGCTTCTCCCGGAGGATTCGAGCAATTGACATTTCAGGACGCGATGAGAGGGGAACTCTATCGTGATTTTGCCGACCCAATCGGGATGGCGGCGCGAACATTGGTCGAAGGACTTTTTGGAATTCAGCCCGACGCTTTGAAAGGAATTTTAACTATTCAACCTGGTTTTCCTGCAAAATGGGATAATGCCGCGCTGACAATTCCTGATATTTCCTATTCTTTCAAAAGAGAAAACAATAACGATGTTTATCATATCGAAAATCGTTTTTCTAAAAATATGTCTTTGAAATTTACGGTCAATATTCCGTTTGAAAAAATAAAAAGTGTTACTGTAAATGGAGTAAACACAGCTTGGACTGTTTCGTCAGAAAGCATTGGAAGCCCTCAATTGACGGTTCAGGTTCCGTACAATGCGACCAATGATATTGTGATTTCCTGGGATGGAAACGCTTTGGAGCAAATAGCTGTTGCAAATGATTATGCTTCAGGGGATTTTTTGGAGATAAACACAAAAAATGCTTCAATTTTGAAGGTTTATGACCCGCAGTCTTCTTTGGATAACATTTTGAAAACGGATAAAACGCTAAAAGCAAATGTAAAAGGCAATGCCAATAAATGCTTTTTTGTTCAACTAAAACAAGGCGATTTGTCTTGGTGGAGCCCAATTGAATTTGTGGTAAAACCAAAAATGGAATCACAAATTGTCGCGTTTAAAAATGACAATCTGGAAGTTTCCCTGAAAAACAATGCTGAAAAAAGCGTTGATGGAAAATTGATTTTTGGCGCTTCCGCAAAAGACAAACAGCAAATCAATTTGAATAAAAACGAAGAAAAAACAATTCAGATTCCGTTGCAAGATTTGGTTCCGGGAACGAATAGTTTTACTCTGAAAACAGCTACCGACTCGGTGCAGAAAATTGCCGTAACCAATTGGGATATTCCTCTTGGAAAAGAAAAACGTTTAGAAACCGTTTCGCTTTCTTCACTTTTTAATGCCAAAGTCACAGATGTTTTCAATAACGAATATTTGTCACCAAGGCCAAAAGTGCCAACTTTGCAACTTCCGAAACAAGGAATAGGAAACTGGTGTTATCCTAATTTATCGGTTTCTATCGATGATAAAGGATTGCGTGAAAAAGCCAAAACAAATGGACAAATTACAACTCCCGAAGGAATTATTTTTCAAACTCCTTCTGATGTAAATCAAAAAAATATTGTCTTTACTTCATTGTGGGATAATTATCCAAAGAGCGTAGATGTTCCGTTGCAAGGCAAAGCATCGCATCTGTATTTGATGGTTGCAGGCACAACAAATCCAATGCAAAGCCGAATTGTAAATGGTGAAATTAAGGTGAATTATACCGATGGAACTTCAGCCGTTCTATTGTTGAAAAACCCTGAAAATTGGTGGCCAATCGAGCAAGATTATTTTACGGATGGCTTGGCATTTACAACCGATGCTCCTAAACCAATCAGAGTATATCTGAAATCGGGAGAGATTTCCAGAACATTTAAAGATTTTATTACGATAAAAGGACTGACGAATTACGGAATTGATGGTGGAGCAGCTACGATTTTGGATTTACCATTGGATAAAAACAAAAAATTGAAAAACCTCACTTTAAAAGCAATTGCCAACGATGTGGTTATTGGATTGATGAGTGCGACTTTGGTCAGATAA